Sequence from the Cryptococcus neoformans var. neoformans JEC21 chromosome 1, complete sequence genome:
TGCAGAGTCAAGTGTATCAGCCATTTGCCTCTGCCTCATGGTAGGGTAGCCCGTATTTGTATCCAAAATGTTGTTAAAGGTATAACCTGTCAGATATGCTGATGAAAGTGTGCACACAGGATCGGATTCGCGTTTTTCAAAGCGACAACTTACCACTTGGGAGACAAAGACCATGCCCAACAGGAAGGCACAAGATCCCAGTACAACCGATTGCTGGAACCCCATCTTGAATGTGATGAGTGTATACGTGAGATGAGTTGAAAGCTGGGATgtaaaggagaagatgtgaCTGCACGCGGGAGATGACCGACGATGATTGACCGGCATGCGACCAAGCGAGCAAATACGGGATTGGCTTATCGCTTTCCAACATTACGTAATAATAGCATGTATTGAAAAGCTTGGTTGTTCGTTCACTTGCATTCGTTGCTGCACTCAGTATTATCCGTCTGATATTCTGTCCAAATCTCCGTCATTCGTACAAATATAACATATGGAATGCTTGTATGGCGAATACTTGATCGATGTATGGGCACCGGCCATTGTTAGCTAGCATCAACAAGAACACGAACGGAAAAAGGCTACATACATACCTCAATATTATCCTTTTCTTGCCTACTAATCACTTACGTAGCCCAACTAATCTCACGCATCCACAGAACCGCAGTACATACGTCTCTTCTGGTCCATTTCAACTGGCATGTAAACGTCCTGGGATCTATTAAGTCTGAAAGAACTGAAGATTTACAGACTGCAGATCATCGCGACCATTCCCATTCGCACGATCTGCTCATTACGTACCGAGCTTTTCAGATGCCATTAAGCCAGACGAAAGACTTCTATATCCTAGTAGTCGTTGCACACACCTGTTTCTAATATTTATGATATACAGAGGAATATATCATACAAAGAGATTATTGCCTTTGGTAGCACTTGTTGGTGACAAATGCGGTATAATTTTGTCGGCTGCTGTGCTAGGCTTTGTTTGTGCATTCGGTTATATATGCCTTTTACTCACTTCaatgataataataatggCCTTACTTACTTGCTCGTTAGAGGCATGATGGACTCAGTTACCTCTTATTTCGTTCGATGCGATGTATTACGTTGCACGTACGGCGCCGACTCGGCCCTACCCGGCGGGCATTAAAAAGATCCGGGCCGTTGAGTTCGGGGGGACGGAAGACCGCTGGACTCTTTCTGCTGGTTAGTTATCTGATAACTATACTTGAGTTGTAGCCGGAGTATCCGCTGGTGGAGTGAAATGAAAGGGCAACGAATATAAATATACGTATATATTGAGTCTTTTAGTCAAATACcccatcttttcctctaCCTCCTTATCCCAAACATTGCCATTATCTGTGCATATACGCTGACTCCACTGGTATATCCTTAACCCTGTATTTACTGTACTGTGATCAAAGCCCCTCCTGATTAGTGTGCGTCTCTTCAACTTCATTATATTATCTTCACATGTCTCCGATCTTACTTCTCAATCTCTGCTTCAGATATCCGCAGCAATACAAGGACTCAATTTTGCCAATCtttaccttcttctttataCGACGGAAACGGTATGGCCAAGTCCGCGATGTGCACCGTCGTTGTCCTCGGCGCCTCCTACGGCGGCTGTCCCGCTGTCAAGATCTTGGCGGAGAAGCTTCCTCGTAATTGCAAGTTGATTGCTATTGATAGGAATACGCATATGAACCGTAGGTCTTCCCCAATCTTATATCTTGACTCTTTCAAGGATTCGTGTTCAAGATACAACAAGAGCTGATTTATCCTTGCCCATATCTAGACGTCTATACGTTCTCCCGCTTTACGGTCAAGACCAAACATGCTCCCAAGAGTTTCATACCTTATAAACATTTGCTCGACCCACAACCCAAGCTTGCGCCCGAAATAGATCTTTCAACTCCCCCTGAAACACCGCCCATTCATCCGTCCGTCCTTGACCAGGAGGATGACGTTCTAGCTGGAAGAGCGAGACATCAGTTTATTCAAGGCGTGGTCACCAAGTTATCTTCGAAGGAGGTCACCTTCGTTCGTCCTAGTGAAGAGGACCGTCCGGCTTTTAAAGATGTCGCTTTCAAAAGTGTCCCTGCGGCTAATGTTGATAGCAAGGAGGTCAATATGACGTACGGCGAATTTGACGGGccggaagagaagattgagtACAACTACCTACTCTACGCCCTTGGCAGTACCCTTCCCGATCCTGTTAACGTCTGGCAACCTCTCAGCGGCCAGCCGCGGGTTACGGGAGATGAGCGAAAGCTAGGGAATAAGAAGCGTGGCTTAAAGTTCATGGCCATCCAATCAGAAAAGTTCAAGGCGGCGGGTAGAATCTTGATAATCGGAGGAGGCGCGTTGGGAATTCAGTATGCGACTGATTTGAAGGATGTGTATcccgagaagaagattacGCTGCTACATTCAAGGACGAGGCTGTTACCCATCTACCCCATCAAGCTGCATGTCACAGGTAGACTCTTATTTTCtatccccttccttctaTGGTTAAGCGCTGATAAAAATGCAGTTATGGAAGCCCTCACCAAGATGGGGGTCGATGTCGTACTTGGAGAACGAGTGATGACATGGCCCGATGAGCCTGAAGTGCTTGATGGAAAGACCAAATATGTTACTACTGATAAAGGCCGTACATTTGAAGCAGACATCGTTGTAAATTTCTGGACCCTgcgttctccttttcccaatTCAGTTGAAGAGACTGACGCATCAATCGTTTCAGCTGCCATGTACAGGCCAAAGACCCCACGTTTCCTTGATGGCGGAGCTTGACCCTGCACTCATTTCACCTATGACCGGTCGTATTCGCGTACTCCCCACTCAGCAAGTCTGTCCCTCCCGGCTAGCGTCTGTAGAAAACACGGAAAAGCAATTTTCCAAATCATTCATGCCTACCGTAACGCCTCCCTTGacctcttcatctgccACTTCCATTGGTTCCGACGAAGATCAGCTTCAAACCCAGAAAGATTACAATCACATCTTCGCCATTGGAGATTGTGCGCAGACTAAAGCTATCCAAGCTGGACATACAGCTTTTGGCCAAGGGGAAGTCGCTGCCAGGAACATTTTGAGGTTgattgagaaagaaggagaagcgggAAAGATAAATGACGAGGAGTTGGAGGAATACGAGGCGCCTAAGCCTGCTATCAAGCTCACGCTTGGCATTGTAAGTCTTCTTTCATGTTTCGACAGGCAAAAATGTTGGAGATGGCGTTTTGACGGACCTCGTGTAGAAAAATGGGGTACTGGTAGACGGAGAAAGTGTGACGCCTAACAATACGGGCGAAGAAGACCTGCACGCCCTGCTCATGTGGTATGTCTTTACTTTCCTCCAGTCCCTTCTGTTGGCGGGCAGTGCTGATAGAGGATGTAGGGGACTTCCTAATGCGGTGGGGATGGACATCAACGAGTAAACTAGCATGGTCGAAGAGGTGACGACCCGTTGTTGATATTATCATACATACCATGCATGTTCGTTGTCTCGTAACACTTTGTATTTCGTTTTACACTGCCGCTGAATGAGTTCATGCGTTATGCCTTAACTCTTTCAAAATATAGGCTTCTCAGAGCAGTGTCGCGTGTTCTGTACTTTCGCTTTCACATTTTGATCTTTGCTCTGTACTACATGAAGCCAGCAGAAGCAGTTCAGACCCGAAAGACGGTTTGGGATGAAACACATGCGGCCGCGGAAGAGCAGAAATATTGATTTGAGTGATGGCAATCATTGCCACGAGCACACCATAAATGATCGGTGTTTGTTTGCTGCAGAGCGGGAAATAATGCCGTACTCAGGATGAGGAATGGTCAGTGGGATGGTGTAATGCAAGAGTGATTCTTCGGAATGTAAACAAAACACATCgccagaagatgagggcaacaacaacaaccgACAATTATTAAAAAGGAAAGTCGACTTAATAGCCCCCGGTTAAAGGCGTTTCTTAGCTTCCGGGCAATACTTAATCCCGAATAAATAACAATGATACGACTTTATATGCATACGTAACTGACATTTACCCTGAAGGCAGggacaacaacaatcaCGAAAGGATCGTACCACCTTTTTTTGGCGAGGGGACGACTCGCTTCTTCTGTATTTATCAGTCGGCGTTATAGAGCCGGAGAGTGGTATTGGAACAGCATAGAGCACGTCTAGAGAGCAGATATATACCCGCGGCCGCCTCGTTACCCCCACCACGCTCTTTAAAACATCCCAGCAAGCATCCACAGAAAAAAATTAACAAGCAACTTTGTTGACGGCCCGAGAAATCCCCTCGTACGACGGACATTAGCCCCTGCTTCATTGTTTGGCGCTCCTTTCGGCCTGCTTCTTCCGAACGCGAATTCTTCCATGATAACTGTTTAACACGGCTTTCGCTATTCGCTTTTCCTCCTGCACTTTCATCCACCCGTCTGTCTCACAAGTGTCGAACCGACACTGTCCGACTATTTATCTTCTCACATCTCTAACGTCCAGGCGTTTTACTCGGCCGATACCGCGTAGACTTGGTGGTACGATCCTCTCGATTCACAACGTCCGAGTGCTGGTTGACAATCGACTTTCATACCACTTTTTGACTCGTAGTGGATAAGATCACCTCTTGATCTTTTCATATCCGTTTTCGACCTTTCTTATTTGCGAAAACTTTCTACCTGCGTTTACACCTTCGTTCCCCACGTACACCATGGACATCATCCTCGAATACTCTGATGAATACGTTCTTGACAAAGTCTATaatttcctcctcccccatcCCCCGGTTCCCTCATCTCTCACATCGATAAACGCCACTGCTCTTTCGGAATCCTATTCTGGCTCAACGACCTACCACCCTTCTATCGAACCtgcctcccttctccctcgcGACTCTATCATTCGCCAGTCGATATCCCTTTTCACCGTCGCTCTTCTCGGCGCCTATGCCCTCTacttcatcttctgctCACTATCATACTACTATGTGTACGATAGAAGGCTAGAACATCACCCGAAATTCCTTAAAGaccagaagaggaaagaaatcATATCGTCCGTTGTTTCGGCACCGTGGATAGCGTTGATGACCGTGCCGTGGTTCGTCGCTGAGGTGAGAGGGCATAGCATGCTGTATGAGAGCGTGGCAGACTATGGGTGGGGCTACACGGCGTTGAGCGTGTTTATGTTCTTGTTGTTTACGGACTTTGGGATTTACTGGGTGCACCGAATTGAACACCATCCGGCGATCTACAAGCACATCCACAAGCCACATCACAAGTGGATCGGTCAGTTGCCCTTGTCTTTCCGCGAAAATGAAGGTCCTGTACTGATTCTTTGGCTTTTTAGTACCCACCCCGTACGCTGCGCTCGCCTTTCACCCCCTAGACGGCTACGCCCAGTCCCTTCCTTACCAGTACGTCTCCTTTAGCAATCAAGAAGCAGTATGAGCTGACCCGCTTATCTTAGTATCTTCCCATTCTGCTTCCCTCTCCACAAATATGTCTACCTGggcctcttcgtctttgtCCAGTTCTGGACTATCCTCATCCACGATGGCGATATGATCACCGGCCACATATTGGAGAGGTACATCAACGGTCCCGCCCACCATACCTTGCATCACTTATATTTCACTTGCAATTATGGACAGGTGCGTCTTCTATTCTCATTGATATCTCACAAAATGTATTAGTGCTGATGTAAAGATGTTCCCTCTTGTAGTACTTTACTTGGGCAGACCAGTATTTTGACTCATATCGTGACCCCGCTCCTCATCTGGACCCTATCCATGACAGTTTGAaaatgatgagaaagaagggacTGATAGATGAAGCTGGGAACGCTATCCCCCAGGCtagagaagggaagaaggaacaatGAGTTTCATCTACATTCAGGACATTTTTCTCGTTCTTTTATTATAAGAGGactgggaaaaggaggagagggcgTTCATAATTAATGTGGATTATGTGGAGTATAATGACTTTTTTTGTAACTTTAGAGTTAAAAACATGTGATGGGAAGGGCTGGCCAAATTGGCTTGAGTAGTGAAAAGTTCGAGAGAGACGGGAGAaaggagtggaggagatAAGATCAGCAAAAACGTCTAGATCTACGTAGAGATATAGATGAACTTTAGAGCTTTTTTGTTTGACCTGGCTGCTCTGGCCGATTGTGTTCCTGTCCGGTTTCTATTTCTTAATTTTCAGCTTCACAAGGCTGGCCGACGACAtttttgatttttttttcattgcGAGCAAATTGTCTGTCGCGTTTTCCGCGCCTTCCAATCAATTCCTATTTTGCAACATCTAGCACGCCTAACTTCTGGAACACCTTCGGCCTCGACTAATCTAAATTCATGATCAATCCGTCTTTCCCTTGAACCTACTTGTTTCATATAAAAAAATCCCGCAAGGGTCTACGCCCAGGCAAAATATCGGACCCACCTATAGATTACTACGCCGTCCTCGGCTTACTGCCCGGTGCCGATACGGGAGAGGTCAATAAAGCGTGGAGAAAGCTGGTTTTGCTCGTGAGTCAAAAAGTcttatttcttctctccttcagaCTCCTAGTGTCACGTAAACTTATGTTTTTGACGTAAAGCATCACCCGGATAAGAACCCTTCTTCTAAACAAAATCTTGCGACTACGCAAACCAATCCGAAAGAGAACCCAAATGGGAATGGGACGAGAAATCTAGAGACTGAAATGCTGAACGAAAAGATCCATCTCATCAATCAAGCACGTCTCGTTCTTACTTCCCCCCAACTGAAAGATGAGTGGCTGGCCTCTTTTTCCGCGTGGGCACGTTCGTCTCAAGGAATACAAGGTCTTCATGAAACGGGTGGCTCTTTGAAAgcaggaggtggaggaagaggaccaCATGTCTTTCGGCATATTTCTCTGGATGAGTTTACGCCGCATTATGTGGATGGTACTGCAGAGAACGAACACGAAGAGAATGCggacgagaaggaagaagaagaggaagaggagccgCAGTATTTTACCTACCCATGCCGTTGTTCAGGTCAGTTTATGATTTCGCTGGAGcagctggaagaaggggtaGAGGTTGTGGGCTGTGAAGGGTGTGGGGAGTGGGTGAGGGTAGGGTATGAGGTTGTGGAGGATGTTTAAGGGAGGTGGGGAGGAGTATGGGTGGAACGGATGGGGAGTAAGCGATTCGATTATTCGATTATTCGATTGTTAGTGATTCGGGGGGTTGGTAGCATATTTGCGTAGAACTTTTGGGCATCTGATGTTGAGGCTTTTTGTTGTATGAACAGTCTGTAGCAATAATAGCCTTGCCTTGAGATCTTTaatgaggaaaggaaggacaTTGGGGTGCTTGTTGTAGCCAGCTTGCTGAGGACCCTGCCTATGTCCGATGCGGAGGAACGGTgcaaggaagagagggcaTAATTTGTAGTAGCATCCGTCATGGCACGGTTCTTCAATTCATTTCATGCTTTTTTGATCGAAAACTCGAGAATGGCGGCCGTCGCCGATTTGATTCCCTGCTGAtaaaatggaagaagaagaagaagagttaCGAACGGGTGGAGGGCTCGAGGCGCGCTCGCGTGGATTCTCCCATCATTAGCGCTAGTTTCattctccctcttttcccaACATCCGTCTGTCCCCTCGCCATACCCAGGCGTTCAGGTGAGTGCCCCATCCCTTGCCACTCGCAGCACGGACCaccaaggaaggaaggaagaaggaacaagCTGATGTAGTATGCTGGTTGACGTACACTGCCGTCCTTCAGGAAGAAAAAATTAGTTAACAAGGCATCTGAGGGGGTCAGACACGCCGTACGGTGCAATAGACGAcgcaaaagaagagatcaaGGACTCTTTTGTGAGTGTCGCGAGCTAcgctgaggaagaaggtgcaTATGCTGACGGAGCGCACGCAGCGCGATAACTGAATAATACGCTATTACTGAGGGGCAATTCAAAATATACATATCGACGCAGCACGCCGTACGCTTATCTCTTCAGACACTCCACGTTAGATACTAACGCTTCGCCAGATGTCATACAATGCTTCAGGCGGCTGGGGAGCCGGCCCGCAACAGGCTGAAAACGTAGAcgatggtggatggggtGGACCTCCCGAGGCAGTCGAATGGGCCCCGCCCGGTGCTTGGCCTTCCGATCCCCCTCCCAAACCTGCTCCAACTGCTACAGCTGAGATCAGCCAACCTGCCCCTGCTCCAGAGCCTACACCTGCTCCGGTCCAAGCTGAATCAGTCAAGACTGGCGCAAGCGAAACccaagaagctgaagatggCGGCGGCTGGGGTGGTTCTGCCGAAGTTGTCAACCCGGCTTCCGTCCCTattcctccttccaccGCTGCCACCTCCACAGTCTCCGCTGCATCCGTCtctgttccttcttctgatGTGGGTGCTGATGCCGGCGAGACCCAAGACGATAATGCCGGCGGCTGGGGTGGCGAACCCGCCAAGCCCTCTGCCGACAACGAGGACGATCGGACCGCTCCGGTTACTGGCAATGTTACTTTGAACGGATGGGATGGATCTCAGCATGCGCAAAAGGGCGTGAGCGATGGCGAATGGAAGCAGCCTGAACCTGAGCCTCAGCAAGATAACGCCGGTGGATGGGGTGCCGAGCCTGCGTCTTTGAAGACTAGCAACAGCGACAATGATGCTGGTGGTTGGGGATCGCCCGAGCCACAACAGGCCAATGGTGGCTGGGATGCTCCCGTTCCCTCGTCCAACGACAA
This genomic interval carries:
- a CDS encoding C-5 sterol desaturase, putative; the encoded protein is MDIILEYSDEYVLDKVYNFLLPHPPVPSSLTSINATALSESYSGSTTYHPSIEPASLLPRDSIIRQSISLFTVALLGAYALYFIFCSLSYYYVYDRRLEHHPKFLKDQKRKEIISSVVSAPWIALMTVPWFVAEVRGHSMLYESVADYGWGYTALSVFMFLLFTDFGIYWVHRIEHHPAIYKHIHKPHHKWIVPTPYAALAFHPLDGYAQSLPYHIFPFCFPLHKYVYLGLFVFVQFWTILIHDGDMITGHILERYINGPAHHTLHHLYFTCNYGQYFTWADQYFDSYRDPAPHLDPIHDSLKMMRKKGLIDEAGNAIPQAREGKKEQ